One region of Carya illinoinensis cultivar Pawnee chromosome 8, C.illinoinensisPawnee_v1, whole genome shotgun sequence genomic DNA includes:
- the LOC122274609 gene encoding uncharacterized protein LOC122274609 — translation MDGEFEAVVGEFGLAKLMDYKDTHVTTSIHGTIGHIAPEYLSSGKSLEKERGQIRKENSNKRGASYTKAGVSLCAEAGRGLIMEEMARIWERLKLSEEENTPVGVQCISMEKARDKEERSVVGKICSERKIGREVVRSTMEKISRVERHMEFQEIGNNSFIITFASKKDKVKVMGGCPWLFDNYLFVLKDYDGDTQPHLISFDKVSFWIHMLNLPLSCMTIEMGKQIGDSVGLVREIDVQEDGVAWGRVLRGGCGEEQKGRQGSKGGDLQYGVWMRAIPGNRRWMDGKRKSMSTESGSDDTHGSFTGSKDVGVSMDGQEREKEDEGSNVEGKGVEGSVGGSGENNIIIHEVVKEVERVVGKSSQNEEQDSQLILVNLAVQGEDEAIREEMVVETVQGSQENMHEGKKASWKRRARGRPPSGKVGGGGCSSIMKIISWNCRGIGNPRTVQDLCLLTRENKANMVFLIETMSKASKLERLKRRLGMEGCFVVESVGKKGGLALYWRNSEEVEIKSYSTWHINAEVNEEGQGIKWLFTGFYCHPETGKRMFSWDLLRRLKPREQEPWCVVGDFNEILIQTEKVGGRQRAELQMNQFRGALEDTMLYDLGCRNGFYTWSNRHNDHSFTKERLDRCVANNKWRDMFRSASVQGLSARSSDHLPLLVLTRGNEVRQRRGQFPFRFEASWVKEEDCEEKIKQEWVRGQQSTDFVKKVQTRLKFCSGMLVRSFKRKDKERTSEIDQITSKIKEVQEDLGHYNIEELKSLQKQVGGLLEQEDIKWR, via the exons ACGAAGGCGGGAGTGTCTCTGTGTGCTGAGGCAGGCAGAGGTTTGATTATGGAGGAAATGGCAAGGATTTGGGAGCGATTGAAGTTGAGTGAGGAGGAGAACACGCCGGTGGGAGTGCAGTGTATTTCTATGGAGAAAGCTCGAGATAAGGAAGAGAGGAGTGTAGTGGGGAAGATATGCTCTGAAAGGAAGATAGGGAGGGAGGTGGTTAGATCTACAATGGAGAAAATATCGAGGGTGGAGAGACATATGGAATTTCAGGAAATTGGGAATAACAGTTTCATTATTACATTTGCATCGAAGAAGGATAAGGTGAAAGTTATGGGAGGCTGTCCCTGGTTGTTTGACAACTATTTGTTTGTGTTAAAAGACTACGATGGTGATACACAACCACATCTAATAAGCTTCGATAAGGTTAGCTTCTGGATTCATATGCTTAATTTGCCATTAAGTTGCATGACAATTGAGATGGGGAAGCAGATAGGTGATTCTGTAGGGTTGGTTAGAGAGATTGATGTTCAGGAGGATGGTGTAGCTTGGGGTAGAGTGTTGAGG GGGGGCTGTGGGGAAGAACAGAAGGGAAGGCAAGGGTCAAAGGGAGGGGACTTGCAATATGGTGTCTGGATGAGAGCTATTCCAGGGAATCGTAGATGGATGGATGGGAAGAGAAAGTCTATGTCTACTGAATCTGGAAGTGATGATACTCATGGATCATTCACAGGTTCAAAAGATGTGGGGGTCTCTATGGATGGACAGGAGAGGGAGAAGGAGGATGAAGGGAGTAATGTGGAAGGAAAAGGGGTGGAAGGGAGTGTGGGCGGAAGTGgggaaaataatataataattcatgAGGTAGTGAAAGAGGTTGAGAGAGTGGTGGGGAAGTCTAGTCAGAATGAGGAGCAGGACAGTCAGTTGATCCTAGTTAACTTAGCTGTGCAAGGTGAAGATGAAGCAATAAGGGAGGAGATGGTGGTGGAGACAGTTCAAGGAAGTCAGGAGAATATGCATGAAGGAAAGAAGGCTAGTTGGAAGAGAAGGGCAAGAGGTAGGCCACCCTCAG GAAAGGTTGGGGGCGGTGGCTGCTCTAGCATTATGAAAATTATcagctggaactgccgagggattggcaaccctcggacagttcaagacCTTTGTCTGTTGACAAGGGAGAATAAGGCCAACATGGTTTTTTTGATTGAAACCATGAGTAAAGCAAGTAAACTAGAAAGATTGAAAAGAAGACTTGGTATGGAAGGTTGTTTTGTTGTAGAGTCGGTGGGGAAGAAAGGGGGATTGGCTTTGTATTGGAGAAACAGTGAGGAAGTGGAAATTAAAAGCTATTCTACTTGGCATATCAATGCTGAGGTTAATGAGGAGGGACAAGGTATAAAGTGGTTATTCACTGGGTTCTATTGCCATCCTGAGACAGGGAAGAGGATGTTTTCTTGGGATCTACTGAGGAGGTTAAAGCCTAGGGAGCAGGAACCATGGTGTGTGgtaggagattttaatgagattcttATTCAAACTGAAAAGGTGGGAGGTCGACAAAGAGCTGAACTTCAAATGAATCAATTTAGAGGAGCTTTAGAGGACACTATGTTGTATGACTTGGGATGCAGAAATGGTTTTTATACATGGAGTAACAGGCATAATGACCACTCTTTTACAAAGGAGAGGTTAGATAGATGTGTGGCAAACAATAAATGGAGGGACATGTTCAGAAGTGCTAGTGTACAGGGCTTGTCAGCTAGGAGCTCAGACCATCTACCTTTGTTGGTTTTAACAAGAGGAAATGAGGTGAGACAGAGAAGGGGGCAGTTTCCTTTTAGATTTGAGGCAAGCTGGGTGAAAGAAGAAGATtgtgaagagaaaataaaacaagaatgGGTCAGGGGACAGCAGTCAACTGATTTTGTCAAGAAAGTGCAGACAAGGTTGAAATTCTGTAGTGGAATGCTAGTGAGaagtttcaaaagaaaagataaagagaGAACAAGTGAAATAGACCAGATTACAAGCAAAATaaaagaagttcaagaagatcTGGGGCATTATAACATAGAAGAGTTGAAGAGCCTGCAGAAGCAAGTAGGAGGTTTGTTGGAGCAGGAGGATATCAAGTGGAGGTAG